Proteins encoded by one window of Superficieibacter sp. HKU1:
- a CDS encoding XRE family transcriptional regulator — translation MDIADYLATTLKTLRQQRGWSLSRLAEETGVSKAMLGQIERHESSPTVATLWKIATGLNVPFSVFIVPEQAELRPVYDPQQQAMVITPLFPFDEALRFDHLSITLAPGAFSESTPHEKGVIEHVVVISGVLELRIDDRWQTVTANHGIRFAGDQTHAYRNSTEETVLFHSLIHYAPMA, via the coding sequence ATGGATATTGCAGATTATCTGGCGACAACCTTAAAAACCCTGCGCCAGCAGCGGGGATGGAGCCTTTCACGTCTCGCGGAAGAAACGGGCGTCTCGAAAGCGATGCTCGGTCAAATCGAACGCCATGAATCCAGTCCGACGGTGGCTACCCTGTGGAAAATCGCCACCGGGCTGAACGTGCCGTTTTCGGTATTCATCGTGCCTGAACAGGCTGAACTGCGCCCCGTTTACGATCCGCAGCAGCAGGCGATGGTGATCACGCCGCTCTTTCCTTTCGATGAGGCGCTGCGCTTCGATCATCTGTCAATCACCCTTGCGCCTGGCGCATTCAGCGAATCTACGCCGCATGAAAAAGGGGTTATTGAGCATGTGGTAGTGATAAGCGGCGTTTTAGAGTTGCGCATTGACGACCGGTGGCAGACCGTTACCGCTAACCACGGCATCCGCTTCGCAGGGGACCAGACGCACGCCTACCGCAACAGCACGGAGGAAACGGTGCTGTTCCACTCGCTTATTCACTACGCGCCAATGGCGTAA
- a CDS encoding benzoate/H(+) symporter BenE family transporter, which produces MRRLSFFFHPLLAGFVAVLVGYASSAAIIWQAAAAAGANDVQIAGWMTALGIGMGISTLALTLWYKTPVLTAWSTPGAALLATSLEGVTLNEAVGIFIFANALILLCGLTGLFARLMKIVPPGLAAAMLAGILLRFGLQMFIPLPQNILLCGSMFLAWCSVRIIAPRYAIIVTLVVGLIVAFLKGDVVTINAPLALVVPTFIAPHFSLSALMSIGLPLFLVTMASQNAPGVATMQAAGYSVAVSPLMVFTGGMALLLSPFGVYSICIAAITAAICQSPDAHPDKNKRWLAAAAAGVFYLLAGIFGGSITALIAALPTSWVQMLAGLALFNTLSGSLHQALIHERERDAAMITFLLTASGITLFGVGSAFWGLILGGACMALTSRLRRAEL; this is translated from the coding sequence ATGCGCCGTTTGTCATTCTTTTTTCACCCGCTACTGGCGGGGTTCGTGGCGGTCCTCGTTGGCTACGCCAGCTCGGCGGCAATTATCTGGCAGGCGGCGGCTGCCGCTGGCGCTAACGATGTGCAAATCGCTGGCTGGATGACCGCTCTGGGCATCGGCATGGGGATCAGCACTCTGGCGCTGACGCTCTGGTATAAAACGCCGGTACTGACCGCCTGGTCCACACCCGGCGCAGCGCTTCTCGCCACCAGCCTGGAAGGCGTGACGCTGAACGAAGCGGTGGGGATTTTTATTTTTGCCAACGCGCTGATCCTGCTCTGCGGCCTTACCGGACTGTTTGCCCGTCTGATGAAAATTGTGCCGCCGGGGCTGGCGGCAGCGATGCTGGCAGGCATTTTATTGCGCTTTGGACTGCAAATGTTTATACCGCTGCCGCAGAATATCCTGCTGTGCGGCAGTATGTTTCTCGCCTGGTGCAGTGTGCGGATCATTGCGCCACGCTATGCCATCATCGTCACGCTCGTCGTCGGTCTCATCGTTGCCTTTCTCAAAGGTGACGTTGTCACAATAAACGCCCCCCTTGCGCTCGTGGTGCCAACGTTTATCGCGCCGCATTTTTCTCTGTCGGCACTGATGAGCATTGGCCTGCCGCTGTTTCTGGTGACAATGGCCTCGCAAAATGCGCCGGGCGTCGCCACGATGCAGGCCGCGGGATATTCCGTCGCGGTCTCTCCGTTGATGGTCTTTACCGGCGGGATGGCGCTGCTGCTGTCGCCTTTCGGCGTTTATTCCATCTGCATCGCCGCCATCACCGCCGCGATATGCCAGAGCCCGGACGCCCATCCCGATAAAAATAAGCGCTGGCTGGCCGCTGCTGCTGCCGGAGTTTTCTATCTGCTGGCGGGCATTTTCGGCGGCTCGATCACCGCGCTGATTGCTGCATTACCGACAAGCTGGGTTCAGATGCTGGCGGGGCTGGCGCTTTTCAACACGCTTAGCGGGAGTTTACATCAGGCGCTGATCCACGAACGTGAGCGTGATGCGGCGATGATCACCTTTCTGCTGACGGCCAGCGGCATTACGCTTTTCGGCGTCGGCTCCGCCTTTTGGGGGTTAATTCTGGGAGGCGCCTGTATGGCATTAACGTCACGCCTGCGCCGCGCGGAGCTGTGA
- a CDS encoding AraC family transcriptional regulator has product MAETYGAFENLRNHKAVLHDTVALNSGIRLAAWSNKRDNITQYCDHHTLSLYVADGYESYHKTAGGWKNGGGPDRFCLMPKESESSWDIRDDLSFVHLYCTDAHLRDIGEKIWDRSPHSLTLDEKTFGSDAQITTVYRQFLLGNSWREQANQMTLSTASTLLLTHLIRHYSNVQWRLPTVKGGLAPSVLRNVLAWIDANLSQPLTLNDLAGIASLSEYHFARMFRQSMQMAPYQYVMQRRMDRALQLVQHSATPLTDIALACGFSSASHFSNRVKSAIGMTPSQLRAAQA; this is encoded by the coding sequence ATGGCAGAAACCTACGGTGCATTTGAAAATCTGCGAAACCATAAAGCCGTATTGCACGATACCGTGGCGCTGAATTCCGGTATCCGGCTGGCCGCATGGTCGAATAAACGCGACAACATCACGCAATATTGTGACCATCATACGCTGAGCCTGTATGTCGCTGACGGCTATGAGAGCTACCATAAAACGGCGGGCGGCTGGAAAAACGGCGGCGGCCCGGACCGGTTCTGCCTGATGCCGAAAGAAAGTGAATCAAGCTGGGATATTCGCGATGATCTGTCGTTTGTTCATCTTTACTGTACCGATGCCCACCTGCGTGATATTGGCGAGAAGATTTGGGATCGGAGTCCGCATTCCCTGACGCTGGATGAAAAAACCTTTGGCAGCGATGCGCAGATCACAACCGTGTACCGGCAGTTTTTGCTTGGCAACAGCTGGCGCGAGCAGGCAAATCAGATGACGCTCAGCACCGCCTCAACGCTGCTGCTGACCCATTTAATTCGCCACTACAGCAACGTGCAGTGGCGGTTGCCCACGGTAAAAGGCGGGCTGGCACCGTCGGTATTACGCAATGTGTTAGCCTGGATCGATGCCAACCTGTCGCAGCCGCTGACGCTCAACGACCTGGCGGGCATCGCCTCCCTGAGTGAATACCATTTTGCGCGGATGTTCCGCCAGTCGATGCAGATGGCACCTTATCAATATGTGATGCAGCGGCGAATGGATCGGGCGCTTCAGCTGGTGCAGCATTCAGCGACGCCGCTCACTGATATCGCGCTGGCCTGCGGGTTCAGTTCGGCCAGCCATTTCAGCAACCGCGTCAAAAGCGCGATCGGCATGACGCCGTCACAGCTCCGCGCGGCGCAGGCGTGA
- a CDS encoding DUF2474 domain-containing protein: protein MQQPLLKRLFWLVVIWGGSVLALAVVGMFFRLLMTAAGFKSH, encoded by the coding sequence ATGCAGCAACCGTTATTAAAACGCCTGTTCTGGCTGGTGGTGATCTGGGGCGGCAGCGTGCTGGCGCTCGCCGTAGTAGGAATGTTTTTCCGCCTGCTGATGACGGCTGCGGGGTTTAAGTCGCATTGA